One Aphelocoma coerulescens isolate FSJ_1873_10779 chromosome 8, UR_Acoe_1.0, whole genome shotgun sequence genomic region harbors:
- the TMEM53 gene encoding transmembrane protein 53 isoform X1 → MGTRGLKAAVVELEPGQAREGSAEREPAGGQPVVILLGWAGCQDKYLAKYSAIYSQKGCTVIRYTAPWRMIFFSETFGIRSLQTPARRLLELLFDYSVENRPVLFHVFSNGGVMLYRYIIEALHTHKTYKNLRVAGTIFDSAPGRRNLRGGLRALATVLVSMNVLLKYFLLFTFASMAVVLRILLYPLTRFIHESHYDALLKAPSRWPELYLYSQADLIIKASEVQHMANARQQLGVPVKAVDFSDSAHVSHMRVYPTYYCSLCTTFLSDCVGGSPP, encoded by the exons ATGGGCACCCGCGGGCTGAAGGCGGCCGTGGTGGAGCTGGAGCCGGGACAGGCCCGCG AAGGCAGTGCCGAGAGGGAGCCTGCCGGGGGCCAGCCTGTGGTGATCCTCCTCGGCTGGGCCGGCTGCCAGGACAAATACCTGGCCAAATACAGCGCAATCTACAGCCAGAAG gGGTGCACCGTCATCCGTTACACGGCTCCATGGAGGATGATATTCTTCTCTGAGACCTTTGGCATCAGATCCCTGCAGACCCCAGCCAGGCGactcctggagctgctctttGACTACAGTGTTGAAAACAGACCAGTTCTTTTCCACGTTTTCAGCAACGGTGGTGTCATGCTGTACCGTTACATCATCGAGGCGCTCCACACCCACAAGACGTATAAGAACCTCAGAGTAGCTGGCACCATTTTTGATAGCGCCCCTGGCAGAAGAAACTTGCGAGGAGGCCTTCGTGCCCTGGCAACTGTCTTGGTCTCCATGAACGTGCTGCTCAAGTATTTCCTGCTGTTCACTTTTGCCAGCATGGCCGTTGTGCTGCGGATCCTGCTGTACCCCCTGACCCGCTTCATCCACGAGAGCCATTACGATGCCCTGCTGAAAGCGCCCTCGCGCTGGCCTGAGCTCTACCTCTATTCCCAGGCTGATCTCATCATCAAGGCCAGCGAGGTTCAGCACATGGCCAACGcccggcagcagctcggtgtcCCTGTGAAAGCTGTGGACTTCTCGGATTCGGCTCATGTCAGCCACATGCGGGTGTACCCCACCTACTACTGCAGCCTCTGCACGACTTTCCTGTCTGACTGTGTTGGGGGCTCACCTCCTTAG
- the TMEM53 gene encoding transmembrane protein 53 isoform X2 produces the protein MGTRGLKAAVVELEPGQARGSAEREPAGGQPVVILLGWAGCQDKYLAKYSAIYSQKGCTVIRYTAPWRMIFFSETFGIRSLQTPARRLLELLFDYSVENRPVLFHVFSNGGVMLYRYIIEALHTHKTYKNLRVAGTIFDSAPGRRNLRGGLRALATVLVSMNVLLKYFLLFTFASMAVVLRILLYPLTRFIHESHYDALLKAPSRWPELYLYSQADLIIKASEVQHMANARQQLGVPVKAVDFSDSAHVSHMRVYPTYYCSLCTTFLSDCVGGSPP, from the exons ATGGGCACCCGCGGGCTGAAGGCGGCCGTGGTGGAGCTGGAGCCGGGACAGGCCCGCG GCAGTGCCGAGAGGGAGCCTGCCGGGGGCCAGCCTGTGGTGATCCTCCTCGGCTGGGCCGGCTGCCAGGACAAATACCTGGCCAAATACAGCGCAATCTACAGCCAGAAG gGGTGCACCGTCATCCGTTACACGGCTCCATGGAGGATGATATTCTTCTCTGAGACCTTTGGCATCAGATCCCTGCAGACCCCAGCCAGGCGactcctggagctgctctttGACTACAGTGTTGAAAACAGACCAGTTCTTTTCCACGTTTTCAGCAACGGTGGTGTCATGCTGTACCGTTACATCATCGAGGCGCTCCACACCCACAAGACGTATAAGAACCTCAGAGTAGCTGGCACCATTTTTGATAGCGCCCCTGGCAGAAGAAACTTGCGAGGAGGCCTTCGTGCCCTGGCAACTGTCTTGGTCTCCATGAACGTGCTGCTCAAGTATTTCCTGCTGTTCACTTTTGCCAGCATGGCCGTTGTGCTGCGGATCCTGCTGTACCCCCTGACCCGCTTCATCCACGAGAGCCATTACGATGCCCTGCTGAAAGCGCCCTCGCGCTGGCCTGAGCTCTACCTCTATTCCCAGGCTGATCTCATCATCAAGGCCAGCGAGGTTCAGCACATGGCCAACGcccggcagcagctcggtgtcCCTGTGAAAGCTGTGGACTTCTCGGATTCGGCTCATGTCAGCCACATGCGGGTGTACCCCACCTACTACTGCAGCCTCTGCACGACTTTCCTGTCTGACTGTGTTGGGGGCTCACCTCCTTAG